tcttttaaagcaaaatgGCCCATGAAATTTATTCTCATGATCTTCCAAACCATAGCTTTTCAAGTAACTCTAACGCTATTAActcctctcttcttttttattttattaaagtatcaCGTAGAGCGACATATCTGAATGGACTAGAAatcaatgttttatattttaattttttaaatgttatcatCGCCGTCTTCAGTACATTACGTTTTTCAGGATGACATTTACCAATGGGCCAGAGATCATCGAGTGCACCACAAATTCACCGATACCAATGCGGATCCGTATAACGTAAAAAGAGGATTTTTCTTCTCGCATATCGGTTGGCTTCTAATTCGTAAGCATCCTGATGTTATGATCAAAGGTGCTACGATTGATTGCAGCGATCTCGATCGAGATCCAATCGTGGCATTTCAAAAAAAGTATGAAAAGTATAGTTTTTTTCTACAACAAGATGATTAGTCATGACTATTCATTATTAGCTGAGCCTATTaattttgcactttatctTTAGGTGGTACATGTATTTAATGCCGCTGTGCTGTTTTGTCATACCAACATTAGTACCTTGGTTGGCATGGGATGAAAGTTTGTGGTATTCGTGGCATCTCGCAGTCTACAGATATTGCATGAGCCTAAATTCGACTTGGACAATAAATTCTATAGCTCATATGTGGGGTATGAAACCGTATGACAAGTACGTATTCTTATGCTATTTCCAATATAACATTAACTATAGCCCATTTGACATTTCGTTTTTATACAGCGTTATATTCGGAATATATTTCTAGCACTCGtaacaaatttacaaaatcaaaACTCTTAGATAAAGAAAGTGTTAgcctttttaaattatctaagtTAATGTGAACAATAACAAGAATAAAGTATTGGCATTAACATCAACttcaaagttattatttattttaacatttctcgAAGTAAGAGCAAACGATATATTGTACACATCAGAAAATAGaagcataatataaaaatcatgttatttcttaaaaccattaattttattatgcaggTCGCTCAGTTCAGCCCAAAATGCCAGTGTTTCTTTGTTCACGTTAGGCGAAGGCTGGCATAACTATCATCACGCCTTTCCTTGGGATTATAAAGCGGAGGAACTTGGAAGTTATGGACTCAATTTGACAACAGCTTTTATCGACTTTTTCGCTTCCTTAGGTTTAGCTTACGATTTAAAAACTACATCTGATGATGTAATAAAGAAACGTGTTCTTCGAAGCGGAGATATCAATGAATATAAACAtcatataaagtaaaatcaatatttacgaaatggagaagactttttttacatgtacCATTACATCGATTTTCTATTGAATTACGCTGTTTTGAAAATCGAGCACCATTCAAAGAGTGTTGtttgtatagaaaaaatatatcaatattggcatactattttgttcttggataatatttcttaaacaaaaaccgaatataaaagtttaaaaacaaatacaaaccAAAGTATCTTCTACCAAATAGTATAGTAGTTTTTGCAATATAGttcagtaataatttttgcaacataatTCAAGAACAGCGTCTAAGaaagtgtaatatttatattaacattaatgtaataataataaaaatgtgtacatATGGACGAATTCAAAAGGGCAAAGTTGCGGATTAAAATGACTAtaacaaagtaatttttcGACACCTTACCAAGACCTTACAATGTCCTCTAGTGAATTGATTCACGCGGTAACAAAGATGCAGGATGGAGAGACAGGAATTAGGCATAAGGACCGATAGGGCCCACCCGAGCCGATCTCGTCTCCCTCGGAAGCGAGTGTCTCTGACTGTCGTAAAGAGCGCGGCCGGAGCTCTCTCACCTCGGCCCGTTTAACCGTTTAATGGCGGGTCAAGCGGTAATAACGCCGccaaataatcataaaaaggCGGCTGGTAGCAAACGCGGAACCCCCTGTTGCGTTCGTAGCGCAGCTACAGCGTCGCGTTAACATTTTCGGTGGCGACGACGTATCTTATGTCGAATCTTCGTGGTGCGTGCATGGttgtttttttcaaagtatctccaaaattatttcctgacgtgcaaaatatatttgtttttttttaattgcctGGATTTGTATCTCTTACCAGTAAAAGATATTCCGACGAATTGCActacaatttcaataaaagatATTCCGGCGAAGTggaatacaaattaattataaaaaagataaaattgtatataacttagttagtatttaaaattaagataaaagacaaatttatcaaaagttcAGGGATAATATATGTGTCTTTAGCTAAGATTTCTTACGTCACCGCTGTATCTATCGCCAACGAACAACGCAGCGAAGAGAGGCGAGCGATTCACCGGGAGAGGAAACGAAGCGTGGCCGCGGATGTAGCACACGGTGGGCCAGGAAAATCACGCTCGACCCCCGGCCCTGACCCACGGAGCCCTGCAGTAGCGAAGACTGAACTACGCTAGACTGAAGACGAGATACTCACTAACTGTGTATCTCTCGGTGGCGGCACGACGAACGTGCATCGAACATTAACTGAGAAAGCCAGGCGAGAAGCATGCAAGATAACTTCACGCGAATTGACTCTTTTTAAACGTTGTTTAAACGATCGCACGATACGCAGTACAAGATGAAATGACAAAATTGCTTGATagccaatctttaaatattcctGATAAAACCGTCGACCGTTTATCTGAACGTAGTTAATTTCGtatcaaaaagatatttaaaaataataaaagttcttcacaaagaattacaataaaaaataatgacgcgcaaattattaaacgaatatttaatttatctttctgTCCGAGGGATGTAAATAACGATGTCACTCGGAATTAGTGGAAGGCGCGAATTCGTCGGGCACCCACGGCTTCGATTTCTTATTGGAACTTATTACGCATCTCGTTTAACACGGAGGAAAGACGGACGGAGTTAGAGAACGATGGTTCGTAATCGATGTCCCGTATGCGTTCGTGAACGCGATGCGTAATGAACAAACACGAAACGATTCTGTGGCGGAAGAGAGACGGCGAAAAGCGACGTGATAGAGAGAAgccgagaaagagaaaaatccCCCCCCGAGGTTATACCTCGGCGCAACTGCTCCCGATGATCGGACCGACTTAATAATTATCGCGAAACTCTGTGATTACGAAAGCTCGTGAAAGCGTCGGAAAGCGCCGGGCGCGCCGAGATGATCTTTATTTCCAATTGGATCCACGACGGATCGTGGGGGCCCCTCTTAATTGACGGAGAATCGAACGGGGAAGAGGTGGGTGGGTTTTGGGAGGGTCCCGCGCTCGCAtgggaattatttttaataaggaTCCTTGTGGTCCGCGGCGCATACGGcgcctcctccttctcctcctccttcctcGCCTTTCAATCTTCACCGGGGCTTCACGTACGTGACGTGTATATATCGATTAACAAGACTCGAGTACAAAGGGCGAATCTCGAAGTTGAGTCCACTTACAAGTATAACCCGACAGTTTCTGCGCGGGGCAACTAACGCACATTTACACCGGCGCGACACTGACGAGAAAAGAAGCCGCGTGCAATTGCAAGTCATCATCGACGGTTATCGAGAGATTATTCTTCTCCCGTAATAAAGAACAATCGAACACGCGATTCGTACGACATTCGAAGAAAGGGGACTCCTGTCGGAAGTATCGTGCCTGCCACTGGCCGCCCTTCTCTCCGCGGTACGCAGGCAGACACAAGCCAGTCCTCAAAGGGGTAGCTctataatcataatttagcCGTAATTACATTTATGACCCACTTTGCCCTCGTAAATTGTCTACGGAAATCGGGAGAAGGAGGGCTCTGGTCGTTGTTATTACGCGCCTCGAATGCCACGGACGGTTCGGCgtccctctctttttttattcgtctcctcttcttcttctccgtCAACTTCGCCAGCCTCTCATcctcatcgtcgtcgtcgtcgtcgtcgtcgtcgtcgtcgtcgttgtcgtcgtcgtcgtcgtcgtcgtcgtcgtcgtcgtcgtcatcgtcgttatcgtcgtcgtcgtcatcgtcctCTTTTCGGCCGTGCGTGGTTATTAAGATCGTGATTGGAAGAGGCGAACGGGCTGGTTCGTGAAGCAAGTTCAGCCACCCTGACTAATCGAGAGTAGTGATAATCCAGGTTCGAAGGAAACGATGGATTCCAGGTATCCGTCTCTTTCCGAGCAAGACCAATATTCTCCCGAAAATTAGTCCTCGGAACTTATTTGCGGAGGTATCGCATTAACCTCCGGGCGCTTTAATCTTAGAACATTTCGTCGGTTAATTGAGAGACTCCGCGATTTTTTCTCAACGCGAAGTACACGGAAgagcacaaaaaaaaaacagctcGACGGATCGGTTCTCTCAGGCAATGGGATGAAGGCGCGTATCAAATCCGATACATTGACGCGACATGTATGCCCGGGATAATTACCTGTCTCTTATCTTATAAAGACTTATATCGTAATACCAGAGTAAGTAATACTTCTTATAATTATCACGTACTTTCATCTCAATGTTATTTCAAACAATACACGTTTACATCCTCTCCCTTCCGTCGTTCAACGTTCGctttatttgtacattttaattcgatgtatcataaaaaaaaaattgttataatgaacgtttctttcataaaatggaattaaataaaaattaaccgCATGAGCTACAGCCCATTTATTTCGTACGCATATCCAAACTCATTCGGAGGAggacgtaataaaaaatgagaatgCCTTTATAATGATTGACAAGCACATTGATAGGGAAAAGCTTACGTGAATGAAGGTGTTGGCGAATTCCTGGTGGCTTGTCGGTCGGGGCGATCAAGGGAGCGGAAGTCGTGCGATTTGGGAGTTAATAAGGTTCGATAATCACGCGAGGGAGGGGCGGATGGGTTGGAGATAAGGTAATCGGCGATCGATTTCGCCGCGAGACGGCGAATTCGCCGAGCGTGCCGGAAACGACGGGGACTTTGCGTTTCGTGGAGGGCGCGAAGAAAGAGCTGCGGGACGGAAAGGAGTGGACGCATTCCTGCCGCGATGAGACGCGGTCCCATTGGCTCCCGAGATGGCGGAGCGTCACACCGGTTGGCCGCCTTAATAATATGGTACGGCAGTCCAGGCAGCACCGAGgactgcctgcctgcctgcctacCTCTGCCTCCTTCGGCGTTTCACGTTTTACCCACGGGACGTTGCTGCCGTACGGTTTTACCTGACATCCAGTAACCGTTCGATCGTTATGTTACCCCCACATAGC
This genomic window from Monomorium pharaonis isolate MP-MQ-018 chromosome 8, ASM1337386v2, whole genome shotgun sequence contains:
- the LOC105829724 gene encoding (11Z)-hexadec-11-enoyl-CoA conjugase gives rise to the protein MKSEKSVNDKELAELVKDNYEWKIVWKNVIIFLYIHLAAIYGFYVLCFRVKFWSIIWTLIFFAAAIIGMTAGAHRLWSHRSFKAKWPMKFILMIFQTIAFQDDIYQWARDHRVHHKFTDTNADPYNVKRGFFFSHIGWLLIRKHPDVMIKGATIDCSDLDRDPIVAFQKKWYMYLMPLCCFVIPTLVPWLAWDESLWYSWHLAVYRYCMSLNSTWTINSIAHMWGMKPYDKSLSSAQNASVSLFTLGEGWHNYHHAFPWDYKAEELGSYGLNLTTAFIDFFASLGLAYDLKTTSDDVIKKRVLRSGDINEYKHHIK